One window of the Paenibacillus beijingensis genome contains the following:
- the spoIID gene encoding stage II sporulation protein D: MKRMLPAVRALRSRAARTNRTARLTRTVRASHTIPADTKPQRKPEPSVRTSLALISALTLTAILLPGLIVNKWHRHDPPVADHPYLQAGTLAPSAVMGGNAGNGGAANESDGGPPAAGSQEGAMQSAGPGSASSGNAGKAEARSAGRTGSAAAASGNPAPQAPGSSVPAASSNPAAAARADAKTTISELDKTQIRIYLTKEKRIEKVPLELYVRGVVAGEMPVTFELEALKAQAIAARTYIVRRLALHETSDMPVDNADVTDTTIHQVYVPVAALMKRWPAETRRTNLKKLNDAVRQTRGQIITYGGQPIQALFFSTSNGYTENSEDYWNHKVPYLRSVASPWDPEISPSYKETVTLSLSEFYRKLGASVAARPAIRVLETTAGHRIKEIAVGDERLSGREVREKLGLASSQFTWKIDRSSIHITTYGYGHGVGMSQWGADGMAREGSAASQILAHYYSGTRVEKALKLPAFKS; the protein is encoded by the coding sequence ATGAAACGAATGCTGCCTGCAGTTAGAGCGCTGCGCTCCCGGGCTGCCCGCACAAACCGCACCGCCCGCTTGACCCGCACAGTCCGCGCCTCCCATACGATTCCGGCGGACACAAAACCGCAGCGAAAGCCCGAACCCTCCGTTCGCACGTCCCTCGCTTTAATCAGTGCCTTGACCTTGACGGCGATACTGCTGCCCGGCCTGATCGTCAATAAATGGCATCGGCACGATCCTCCGGTCGCGGACCATCCTTATTTGCAGGCCGGGACGCTTGCCCCTTCCGCCGTAATGGGCGGAAACGCCGGGAATGGCGGCGCTGCAAACGAATCGGACGGCGGTCCACCGGCTGCGGGGAGCCAAGAGGGCGCAATGCAAAGCGCCGGACCGGGATCGGCGTCTTCGGGGAATGCCGGCAAGGCGGAGGCACGAAGCGCCGGCCGGACGGGGTCCGCTGCGGCAGCCTCAGGCAACCCGGCCCCGCAAGCTCCCGGCAGCTCCGTACCCGCAGCCTCAAGCAACCCGGCTGCGGCAGCACGTGCCGACGCCAAAACGACAATAAGCGAGCTGGACAAGACGCAAATCCGCATCTATCTGACCAAAGAGAAGCGGATCGAGAAAGTGCCGCTGGAGCTGTACGTACGGGGAGTCGTTGCAGGAGAGATGCCGGTTACATTCGAGCTTGAGGCGCTGAAGGCGCAGGCCATCGCGGCGCGGACGTATATTGTCAGACGGCTGGCATTGCACGAAACGAGCGACATGCCGGTAGACAATGCGGATGTGACCGATACGACGATTCATCAGGTATATGTGCCGGTTGCCGCCTTAATGAAGCGGTGGCCCGCAGAGACACGCCGGACGAATTTGAAGAAGCTGAACGATGCAGTCCGGCAGACGAGAGGGCAGATTATCACTTACGGCGGACAGCCGATCCAGGCGCTTTTTTTCTCCACCAGCAACGGGTATACGGAAAATTCGGAAGACTATTGGAACCATAAAGTACCCTATCTGCGCAGCGTCGCCAGCCCTTGGGACCCCGAAATTTCGCCGTCATATAAAGAGACGGTTACGCTCAGCCTCTCCGAATTTTACCGGAAGCTGGGAGCAAGCGTCGCCGCCCGGCCGGCCATCCGTGTGCTGGAAACGACGGCAGGGCACCGGATTAAAGAGATTGCAGTCGGCGACGAGAGACTGTCCGGCCGCGAGGTTCGCGAGAAGCTTGGTCTTGCTTCCTCTCAGTTCACCTGGAAGATTGACAGGTCCTCGATTCATATTACGACCTACGGCTACGGGCACGGCGTCGGCATGAGCCAATGGGGGGCGGACGGCATGGCGCGGGAGGGCAGCGCAGCCTCTCAAATTCTAGCTCATTATTACAGCGGAACGCGGGTTGAGAAGGCGCTCAAGCTGCCTGCGTTCAAAAGCTGA
- a CDS encoding M23 family metallopeptidase, producing the protein MNETNQSKQGKEETPKTVLGGRAAVKSSGLKRTLSKKWVSPAVFIAAAAIIVTLMWIYQGADQKTSTTESASPAEVSQGSDTKTGGEKAAEPAATITESLQWPVASFKDMKVLTPFYDASASEEERQAAMVQEGNTFVASTGIDITSPDGLPFDVLASAAGKVTLVDNHPTSGNEVEITSADGLVTVYQSLSDVQVKVGDEVAQGTVIAKSGRSEAGKDLGNHLRYTTLQNGVPVNPSDLIKE; encoded by the coding sequence ATGAATGAAACGAATCAATCGAAGCAAGGCAAAGAAGAAACTCCCAAAACAGTTCTGGGAGGAAGGGCTGCCGTCAAGTCTAGCGGATTGAAAAGGACGCTGTCGAAAAAATGGGTATCTCCAGCAGTGTTCATCGCCGCGGCAGCAATTATCGTAACCTTAATGTGGATCTACCAGGGAGCGGATCAGAAGACTTCGACAACCGAGAGCGCGAGCCCTGCTGAGGTCAGCCAAGGAAGCGATACGAAGACGGGCGGAGAGAAAGCGGCCGAACCGGCGGCAACGATTACAGAATCGCTGCAATGGCCGGTCGCGAGCTTCAAGGACATGAAGGTGCTCACTCCGTTTTATGACGCGAGTGCATCTGAAGAAGAACGTCAGGCTGCAATGGTACAGGAAGGCAACACGTTTGTAGCGAGCACCGGCATCGATATTACCAGCCCGGACGGACTTCCGTTCGATGTTCTGGCATCGGCTGCAGGCAAAGTTACGCTGGTGGACAACCATCCGACAAGCGGCAACGAAGTTGAAATTACGAGCGCGGACGGTCTTGTCACCGTATACCAAAGCTTGAGCGATGTTCAGGTTAAAGTAGGCGACGAGGTGGCGCAGGGTACGGTCATCGCCAAATCCGGCCGCAGCGAAGCGGGCAAAGATCTCGGCAACCATTTGCGCTATACGACGCTGCAAAACGGAGTACCGGTCAATCCGAGCGATCTGATCAAAGAATAA
- a CDS encoding Lrp/AsnC family transcriptional regulator produces the protein MKPTLKVDEIDQKIMSMLFENARISVSEIGRSIAMTQPAVKERIHKLEDQGVIAAYRAKFDPAKLNKGIQSFVLFKTTQCDDFIRFCEMSPEVTDLYRVSGDSNYLMKVMLDSMESLGSFLDSLMQFGLATPLIVLKTAFEDKMTF, from the coding sequence TTGAAGCCAACCTTGAAGGTAGACGAAATCGATCAGAAAATTATGAGCATGCTGTTTGAGAATGCCCGTATTTCGGTTTCCGAAATAGGGCGGAGCATTGCAATGACACAGCCGGCCGTAAAGGAGCGGATTCACAAGCTCGAGGATCAAGGTGTAATCGCCGCGTACAGAGCCAAATTCGACCCTGCCAAATTAAATAAAGGGATCCAGTCTTTTGTGCTGTTTAAAACAACGCAGTGTGACGATTTCATACGTTTTTGCGAAATGTCTCCGGAGGTTACGGATCTTTACCGGGTAAGCGGGGATTCCAATTATTTGATGAAAGTGATGCTCGACTCCATGGAATCGCTGGGCAGCTTTCTTGATTCATTAATGCAGTTTGGTCTTGCTACTCCGCTCATCGTTCTCAAAACCGCTTTTGAAGATAAAATGACGTTTTGA
- the murA gene encoding UDP-N-acetylglucosamine 1-carboxyvinyltransferase encodes MSKIIVRGGRKLKGTVRVHGAKNAVLPILAASLLATEGESVICDVPLLDDVLTIKQVIETLGAKASYEGEKMTVSASELISCEAPYEWVRKMRASFLVMGPLLARLGRVRISLPGGCAIGTRPIDQHLKGFEAMGADITLGNGFIEAKAPGKLRGAKIYLDVASVGATENIMMAASMAEGTTTIDNAAKEPEIVDLANYLNAMGAKIRGAGTGVIRIEGVDKLTGVTHSVIPDRVEAGTFMIAAAITGGDVFVEGAIGDHLGPVIAKLQEMGVRITEEDNGLRVQAAASMRSVDVKTLPYPGFPTDMQSQMMALQLVSEGTSVVTETVFENRFMHVEEFKKMNAHIKVEGRTAVVSGSSKLLGAKVCATDLRAGAALICAGLAAEGETEVTGLHHVDRGYVDIAGKLAALGADIVRVEEEDIEEAPVETVTLATMSPAEEHASEDVPVGAAAAASESDHNYKREKEVPVAKIQATWV; translated from the coding sequence ATGAGCAAAATAATCGTCCGCGGAGGCAGAAAGCTGAAGGGAACGGTGCGCGTGCATGGAGCCAAAAATGCCGTGCTTCCCATATTGGCAGCCTCTTTACTTGCAACGGAAGGAGAAAGCGTCATCTGCGACGTTCCCCTCCTCGACGATGTACTTACCATTAAACAAGTGATCGAAACACTGGGTGCCAAAGCTTCTTATGAAGGCGAGAAAATGACCGTGTCGGCTTCAGAGCTGATTTCTTGCGAAGCGCCGTACGAATGGGTGCGCAAAATGCGCGCATCGTTCCTCGTAATGGGACCGCTGCTCGCCCGCCTAGGCCGGGTTCGTATTTCACTGCCGGGGGGCTGCGCAATCGGCACGCGTCCGATCGACCAGCACTTGAAGGGCTTTGAAGCGATGGGCGCGGACATTACGCTCGGCAACGGATTTATCGAAGCAAAAGCTCCGGGCAAATTGAGAGGCGCCAAAATTTATTTGGACGTGGCGAGCGTAGGCGCAACGGAGAACATTATGATGGCCGCTTCGATGGCGGAAGGCACAACGACGATCGACAATGCGGCTAAAGAGCCGGAAATCGTCGATTTGGCGAATTACTTGAACGCGATGGGCGCCAAAATCCGCGGAGCCGGAACCGGCGTGATCCGGATTGAAGGCGTCGATAAGCTCACCGGCGTGACGCACTCGGTCATTCCGGACCGCGTCGAAGCGGGAACGTTTATGATTGCGGCGGCGATCACGGGCGGGGACGTATTTGTCGAAGGCGCGATCGGCGACCATCTGGGCCCGGTTATCGCGAAGCTGCAGGAGATGGGCGTCCGGATTACGGAAGAGGATAACGGACTGCGCGTGCAAGCCGCCGCATCGATGCGCAGCGTCGATGTCAAGACGCTCCCGTATCCCGGATTTCCGACCGATATGCAATCGCAAATGATGGCGCTGCAGCTAGTGTCCGAAGGAACGAGCGTGGTGACCGAAACGGTGTTCGAAAATCGTTTCATGCATGTGGAGGAGTTCAAGAAAATGAACGCCCACATTAAAGTGGAAGGGCGTACCGCCGTTGTGAGCGGCTCATCCAAGCTGCTCGGCGCCAAAGTATGCGCGACGGATTTGCGCGCGGGCGCCGCCCTGATCTGCGCGGGCTTAGCGGCCGAAGGCGAAACGGAAGTTACCGGCCTGCACCATGTGGACCGCGGTTACGTCGACATTGCCGGCAAGCTGGCCGCCCTCGGAGCCGATATCGTACGGGTGGAAGAGGAAGATATCGAGGAAGCGCCGGTGGAAACCGTAACGCTGGCCACCATGTCTCCCGCCGAGGAGCATGCTTCCGAGGACGTTCCGGTAGGAGCGGCTGCTGCGGCATCGGAATCGGACCACAACTACAAGCGGGAGAAAGAAGTGCCCGTAGCGAAGATCCAGGCCACCTGGGTTTAA
- a CDS encoding DUF1146 domain-containing protein — protein MNTDRIWTAAGLNGLFSIIIVIISILLAWYVLQEVKLETFVRNPKSPKARILLLLVAVVLGHLFAGFILDYWGWTSTLKLLAE, from the coding sequence ATGAATACCGATCGAATATGGACTGCTGCAGGCTTAAACGGGCTTTTTTCGATTATTATCGTAATTATAAGCATTTTGCTCGCCTGGTACGTTCTGCAGGAAGTGAAGCTTGAAACCTTTGTGCGCAATCCGAAAAGCCCCAAGGCACGCATTCTGCTGCTGCTCGTGGCTGTCGTTCTCGGTCACCTGTTTGCCGGGTTTATTCTTGACTACTGGGGCTGGACGAGTACGCTCAAATTGCTTGCCGAATAA
- the spoIIID gene encoding sporulation transcriptional regulator SpoIIID has translation MHDYIKERTIKIGRCIVETKHTVRTIAKEFGVSKSTVHKDLTERLPEINPDLADQVKHILEYHKSIRHLRGGEATKIKYKKSTKKREVIAAGKR, from the coding sequence GTGCACGATTACATCAAAGAGCGGACCATTAAGATCGGCCGTTGCATTGTAGAAACGAAGCATACGGTCCGGACGATCGCCAAAGAGTTCGGCGTTTCCAAAAGTACGGTGCATAAAGATTTAACCGAGCGGCTGCCGGAAATCAACCCCGATCTGGCGGATCAGGTCAAGCACATTCTCGAGTACCATAAGTCGATTCGCCATTTAAGGGGAGGAGAGGCAACCAAAATCAAATATAAGAAAAGTACGAAAAAACGTGAAGTGATCGCGGCCGGAAAAAGGTAA